A single Cupriavidus sp. D39 DNA region contains:
- the uvrA gene encoding excinuclease ABC subunit UvrA has translation MSSGVIRIRGARQHNLKNLDLDLHTGEMTVVTGPSGSGKSSLVFDTLYAEGQRRYVETFSAYARQFLDRMDRPQVDRVDGVPPAIAIDQTNPVRSSRSTVGTMTELNDHLKLLYARAAELFDRQTAQPVRHDSPETIYAELQARAADADPRLVITFPVELPESTTEAEIEQWLSVSGYTRVQAQRVVASPTGPRKVLDVVADRFRLGNTEKVRALEAIEASLKRGSGRVNVYVLNTTDEAAEPQVWRFSTGLHSPESDIRYADPQPALFSFNSAYGACETCRGFGRVIGVDLGLVIPDERKTLRGGAIKPMQTPAWKECQDDLMRYAAKAGIPRDVTWSSLTPAERAWVIDGSPDWNGKWNTHWYGVKRFFDYLESKAYKMHIRVLLSKYRSYTPCETCGGARLKTEALLWRLGSKPGADAVCAPGKRFLPRGVDWDRTQLEALPGLTVHDLMLMPIERIRKFFDDLTLPSLMLDDALKLLLAEVRTRLKYLCDVGLGYLTLDRQSRTLSGGEVQRINLTTALGTSLVKTLFVLDEPSIGLHPRDLNRIVEAMHRLRDAGNTLVVVEHDPSVMLAADRLIDMGPGPGERGGNIIFDGTPADIRSSGTLTGEYLAGHRQVTDLSRWQPRAVDANTPRIVLEGATEHNLRDVTVEIPLQRLVCVTGVSGSGKSTLLQDVLYPAMARQFGKSTDAPGAFRSLTGAEQVADVVFVDQSPIGKTARSNPASYVGAFDEIRKLFAKAPMALQRSYTAGMFSFNSGDGRCPTCGGSGFEHVEMQFLSDVYLRCPDCDGRRYRAEILEVKIERALPGQPPRALSVADVLELTVSEAVAHFAGDAAVLRVLQPIVDVGLEYVKLGQPVPTLSGGEAQRLKLAGYLAETAQASTVRVKPMPYECKLFMFDEPTTGLHFDDIAKLMRAFGKLLDGSHSLIVIEHNLDVVRAADWIIDLGPEGGDAGGEVLCVGTPEDVKRCAHSHTGKALLQYDRAVGHAFVAEDAGVPLQAALRAARARRAIEGEDVVRIVNAHEHNLKALNVDIPHGKFNVITGVSGSGKSTLAFDILFHEGQRRYLESLNAYARSIVQPAGRPEVDAVYGIPPTVAIEQRLSRGGRKSTVATTSEVWHFLRLMYVKLGIQHCIHDGTPVTSQSPESIAAQLLRDYKGQHVGLLAPLVVNRKGVYTDLAKWAKARGNTHLRVDGEFLPVDPWPRLDRFREHTIELPVGDINVSADNEAALRAMLGQALEAGKGVMHLLAPLDGLQHAMGNGGTARVGSTTVFSTKRACPVCSTSYPELDPRLFSYNSKHGWCTSCVGTGLTLTREQRAVYDDTVMADDNRGREQTLPSEQQEPDDVADTPCADCGGTRLNPVARAVTFDAHPIVEVAQWTVSDTHRWVQGLHLAGREGEIARDVVSEIRSRLQFLEEVGLGYLSLDRAAPSLSGGEAQRIRLAAQLGSNLQGVCYVLDEPTIGLHPRDNQILLDALRKLGEKGNTLVVVEHDEDTIRRADHIIDIGPGAGKRGGTLVAQGGVAALSASPDSLTGQFLAQPILHPLQPRRVVKPEGKNSEAVPERWLTVHNATKHNLRNVTASIPLARLVAITGVSGSGKSTLARDVLMANLLDAVGRSVMSSPATRRARKAAGSEAPARSQATARAEPRRKLEVTHNWQGCESITGYESIDRVLEVDQTPIGKTPRSCPATYIGVWDTIRKLFAQTLEAKARGYSASRFSFNTGDGRCPACEGQGVRTIGMSFLPDVKVHCDVCHGQRFNPETLAVTWRGKNIGDVLTMEIDEAVEFFSAMSNIAHPLQLMKDVGLGYLTLGQPSPTLSGGEAQRIKLVTELSKVRDDITRRGQQAPHTLYVLDEPTVGLHMADVAKLIRVLHRLADGGHSVVVIEHDLDVIAEADWILDLGPEGGVAGGGIVAATDPEGLVRVRASHTGAALASVLARGKEQGKEAAESGNGGRRRLAAAQ, from the coding sequence ATGTCATCCGGTGTCATCCGTATCCGCGGAGCCCGTCAGCACAATCTCAAGAATCTCGACCTCGACCTGCACACCGGCGAAATGACCGTGGTGACCGGGCCGTCGGGCTCGGGCAAGTCGAGCCTGGTGTTCGATACGCTCTACGCCGAAGGGCAGCGGCGCTATGTCGAGACCTTCAGCGCCTACGCGCGCCAGTTCCTGGACCGCATGGACCGGCCGCAGGTGGACCGGGTGGACGGCGTGCCGCCGGCCATCGCCATCGACCAGACCAACCCGGTGCGCAGCTCGCGCTCCACGGTCGGCACGATGACGGAACTCAACGATCACCTGAAGCTGCTGTACGCGCGCGCCGCCGAACTGTTCGATCGCCAGACCGCGCAGCCCGTGCGGCATGACTCGCCGGAGACCATCTACGCGGAGCTGCAGGCACGTGCCGCGGACGCCGATCCGCGCCTGGTGATCACCTTCCCGGTGGAGCTGCCGGAATCCACCACCGAGGCCGAGATCGAGCAGTGGCTGTCGGTCAGCGGCTACACGCGGGTGCAGGCGCAGCGCGTGGTGGCGTCGCCCACCGGGCCGCGCAAGGTGCTCGACGTGGTGGCCGATCGCTTCCGCCTGGGCAATACAGAGAAGGTGCGGGCCCTGGAAGCCATCGAGGCCTCGCTCAAGCGCGGCAGCGGCCGGGTCAACGTCTACGTGCTCAATACGACGGACGAAGCCGCGGAACCGCAGGTGTGGCGCTTCTCCACCGGCCTGCACAGCCCTGAGAGCGATATCCGCTACGCCGATCCGCAGCCCGCGCTGTTCTCGTTCAACTCCGCCTACGGCGCCTGCGAGACCTGCCGCGGCTTCGGCCGCGTGATCGGCGTCGACCTCGGCCTGGTGATCCCGGACGAGCGCAAGACGCTGCGCGGCGGCGCCATCAAGCCGATGCAGACGCCGGCCTGGAAGGAATGCCAGGACGACCTGATGCGCTACGCCGCCAAGGCGGGCATCCCGCGCGACGTGACGTGGTCCAGCCTCACCCCGGCCGAGCGCGCCTGGGTCATCGACGGCTCGCCGGACTGGAACGGCAAGTGGAATACGCACTGGTACGGCGTCAAGCGCTTCTTCGACTACCTGGAGTCGAAGGCGTACAAGATGCACATCCGCGTGCTGCTGTCCAAGTACCGCAGCTATACGCCGTGCGAGACCTGCGGCGGCGCGCGGCTGAAGACCGAAGCGCTGTTGTGGCGCCTGGGCAGCAAGCCGGGTGCGGACGCCGTGTGCGCGCCCGGGAAGCGCTTCCTGCCGCGCGGTGTCGATTGGGACCGCACTCAACTAGAGGCGCTGCCGGGCCTCACCGTGCACGACCTGATGCTGATGCCCATCGAGCGCATCCGCAAGTTCTTCGACGACCTCACGCTGCCGAGCCTGATGCTCGACGACGCGCTCAAGCTGCTGCTGGCCGAAGTGCGCACTCGCCTGAAATACTTGTGCGACGTGGGCCTGGGCTACCTCACGCTGGACCGCCAGAGCCGCACGCTGTCCGGCGGGGAGGTGCAGCGCATCAACCTGACCACGGCGTTGGGTACCTCGCTGGTGAAGACGCTGTTCGTGCTCGACGAGCCCAGCATCGGCCTGCACCCGCGCGACCTGAACCGCATCGTCGAGGCCATGCATCGCCTGCGCGATGCCGGCAACACGCTGGTGGTGGTCGAGCACGATCCTTCGGTGATGCTCGCGGCTGACCGGCTCATCGACATGGGCCCCGGCCCGGGCGAGCGCGGCGGCAACATCATCTTCGACGGCACGCCTGCCGATATCCGTAGCTCGGGCACGCTCACCGGTGAGTACCTTGCCGGGCACCGCCAGGTGACCGATCTCTCTCGCTGGCAACCGCGCGCGGTGGACGCCAACACGCCGCGCATCGTGCTGGAAGGCGCGACCGAGCACAACCTGCGAGACGTCACGGTGGAGATCCCGCTGCAGCGCCTGGTGTGCGTGACCGGCGTCTCCGGCTCGGGCAAGTCCACCTTGCTGCAGGACGTGCTGTATCCCGCCATGGCGCGCCAGTTCGGCAAGTCCACGGATGCGCCCGGCGCTTTCCGCAGCCTGACCGGCGCGGAACAGGTGGCGGATGTGGTCTTCGTCGACCAGTCGCCCATCGGCAAGACCGCGCGCTCCAACCCTGCCAGCTACGTAGGCGCCTTCGACGAGATCCGCAAGCTGTTCGCCAAGGCGCCCATGGCGCTGCAGCGTAGCTATACCGCGGGCATGTTCAGCTTCAACTCGGGCGACGGGCGCTGCCCCACCTGCGGCGGCTCGGGCTTCGAGCACGTCGAGATGCAGTTCCTCTCCGACGTCTACCTGCGCTGCCCGGATTGCGATGGCCGGCGCTACCGCGCGGAAATCCTCGAGGTGAAGATCGAGCGCGCATTGCCGGGCCAGCCGCCGCGCGCGCTCAGCGTGGCCGATGTGCTTGAGCTGACAGTGAGCGAGGCCGTGGCGCATTTTGCTGGCGACGCAGCCGTGCTGCGCGTGCTGCAGCCGATCGTCGACGTGGGCCTGGAATATGTGAAGCTGGGCCAGCCGGTGCCGACACTGTCCGGCGGCGAAGCGCAGCGGCTGAAGCTGGCCGGCTACCTCGCCGAGACCGCGCAGGCGAGCACTGTACGCGTCAAGCCGATGCCGTACGAATGCAAGCTGTTCATGTTCGACGAGCCCACCACGGGGCTGCACTTCGACGATATCGCCAAGCTGATGCGCGCCTTCGGCAAGCTGCTGGATGGCAGCCATTCGCTCATCGTGATCGAGCACAACCTCGACGTGGTGCGCGCTGCCGACTGGATCATCGACCTAGGCCCCGAAGGCGGCGACGCCGGCGGTGAAGTGCTGTGCGTGGGCACGCCGGAAGATGTCAAGCGCTGTGCGCACTCGCATACCGGCAAGGCCCTGCTGCAGTACGACCGCGCCGTGGGCCACGCTTTCGTCGCGGAAGATGCGGGCGTGCCGCTGCAGGCCGCCTTGCGCGCCGCCCGCGCGCGCCGCGCCATCGAGGGCGAGGACGTGGTGCGCATCGTCAACGCGCACGAGCACAACCTGAAGGCGCTCAACGTCGATATCCCGCATGGCAAGTTCAACGTCATCACCGGCGTGTCCGGCTCGGGCAAGTCCACGCTGGCTTTCGACATCCTGTTCCATGAAGGGCAGCGCCGCTATCTCGAATCCCTCAATGCCTACGCGCGCTCCATCGTGCAGCCCGCCGGGCGCCCGGAGGTGGATGCGGTGTATGGCATTCCGCCCACGGTGGCCATCGAGCAGCGCCTGTCGCGCGGCGGCCGCAAGAGTACGGTGGCGACCACCTCCGAGGTCTGGCACTTCCTGCGGCTGATGTATGTGAAGCTGGGCATCCAGCACTGCATCCATGACGGAACGCCGGTCACTTCGCAAAGCCCGGAGTCGATCGCCGCGCAGTTGCTGCGCGACTACAAGGGCCAGCATGTGGGCCTGTTGGCGCCGCTGGTGGTCAACCGCAAGGGCGTCTACACGGACCTGGCCAAATGGGCCAAGGCGCGCGGCAACACGCACCTGCGCGTGGACGGTGAATTCCTGCCGGTGGACCCGTGGCCGCGCCTGGACCGTTTCCGCGAGCACACCATCGAGTTGCCGGTCGGCGACATCAACGTATCGGCGGACAACGAAGCCGCATTGCGCGCGATGCTCGGGCAGGCACTGGAAGCCGGCAAGGGCGTGATGCACCTGCTGGCCCCGCTCGATGGCCTGCAGCATGCGATGGGCAACGGCGGCACCGCCCGCGTCGGCAGCACCACCGTGTTCTCGACCAAGCGCGCCTGCCCGGTGTGCAGCACCAGCTATCCGGAACTGGATCCGCGCCTGTTCTCCTACAACAGCAAGCACGGCTGGTGCACCAGCTGCGTGGGCACTGGCCTGACCCTCACCCGTGAGCAGCGCGCCGTCTACGACGATACCGTGATGGCCGACGACAACCGCGGGCGCGAGCAGACCCTGCCCTCGGAGCAGCAAGAGCCCGATGACGTGGCCGATACGCCGTGCGCGGACTGCGGCGGCACACGGCTGAACCCGGTGGCGCGCGCGGTCACCTTCGACGCGCACCCCATCGTGGAAGTGGCGCAGTGGACGGTGTCCGACACGCACCGCTGGGTGCAGGGCCTGCACCTGGCCGGCCGTGAAGGCGAGATCGCGCGCGACGTGGTGAGCGAGATCCGCAGCCGCCTGCAGTTCCTTGAGGAAGTCGGCCTGGGCTACCTGAGCCTGGACCGCGCCGCGCCCAGCCTGTCCGGCGGCGAGGCGCAGCGCATCCGCCTGGCCGCGCAGCTCGGCAGCAACCTGCAGGGCGTGTGCTATGTGCTGGACGAGCCCACCATCGGCCTGCATCCGCGCGACAACCAGATCCTGCTCGACGCCCTGCGCAAGCTCGGCGAGAAGGGCAACACGCTGGTGGTGGTGGAGCACGATGAAGACACCATCCGCCGCGCCGACCACATCATCGACATCGGGCCCGGCGCCGGCAAGCGCGGCGGCACGCTGGTGGCGCAAGGCGGCGTGGCGGCATTGTCGGCCAGCCCCGATTCGCTCACCGGCCAGTTCCTTGCGCAACCCATCCTGCATCCGCTGCAGCCGCGCCGCGTGGTCAAGCCGGAGGGCAAGAACAGCGAGGCCGTGCCCGAGCGCTGGCTGACCGTGCATAACGCCACGAAGCACAACCTGCGCAACGTCACCGCCAGCATTCCGCTGGCGCGGCTGGTCGCCATCACGGGCGTCAGCGGCTCTGGCAAGTCCACGCTGGCGCGCGACGTGCTGATGGCCAACCTGCTCGACGCGGTGGGCCGCTCGGTGATGTCCTCGCCGGCCACGCGCCGCGCGCGCAAGGCCGCCGGCAGCGAAGCGCCCGCGCGCTCGCAGGCCACCGCGCGCGCCGAGCCGCGCCGCAAGCTGGAGGTCACGCACAACTGGCAGGGCTGCGAGTCCATCACCGGCTATGAAAGCATCGACCGCGTGCTGGAGGTCGACCAGACCCCGATCGGCAAGACGCCGCGCTCCTGCCCGGCCACGTATATCGGCGTGTGGGACACCATCCGCAAGCTGTTCGCGCAGACGCTGGAGGCCAAGGCGCGCGGCTATTCCGCCTCGCGCTTTTCCTTCAACACCGGCGACGGGCGCTGCCCGGCCTGCGAGGGGCAGGGCGTGCGCACCATCGGCATGAGCTTCCTGCCGGACGTGAAGGTGCATTGCGATGTCTGCCACGGCCAGCGCTTCAATCCGGAAACGCTGGCGGTCACCTGGCGCGGCAAGAATATCGGCGACGTGCTGACGATGGAGATCGACGAGGCGGTGGAGTTCTTCTCCGCCATGTCCAATATCGCGCACCCGCTGCAGCTGATGAAGGACGTGGGCCTGGGCTACCTGACGCTGGGCCAGCCCTCGCCCACGCTGTCCGGCGGCGAGGCGCAGCGCATCAAGCTGGTGACCGAGCTGTCCAAGGTGCGCGACGACATCACCCGCCGTGGGCAGCAGGCGCCGCACACGCTGTACGTGCTGGATGAGCCTACCGTGGGCCTGCACATGGCCGACGTGGCCAAGCTGATCCGCGTGCTGCACCGGCTGGCCGACGGCGGGCACAGCGTGGTGGTGATCGAGCACGACCTCGATGTGATCGCCGAGGCCGACTGGATCCTCGACCTGGGCCCGGAAGGCGGCGTGGCGGGCGGCGGGATCGTGGCCGCCACCGACCCCGAGGGGCTGGTGCGCGTGCGGGCCAGCCACACCGGCGCGGCGCTGGCGTCGGTGCTGGCGCGCGGCAAGGAGCAGGGCAAGGAGGCGGCCGAGAGTGGCAACGGCGGCAGGCGCCGCCTCGCGGCGGCGCAGTAA
- the acpA gene encoding acid phosphatase: MRRALRLYPLAAVAAAAMAACGGSDSGSGSAVTTSGVVTGSYFEHAKVCIDANSNGKCDSTETSTYTDKNGAFTLTGQGAIAAEIGSDAFRNDDAGGHAAVTRPLVFRAPASANGVISAITTELVAIMESNGGDLNAAKARLATRIGVTADKLLADHNKETDKTVKATLQAEIDQTIDLIADSVAGGGDIAQALRDGVAKRVALDNIKTVVVIYAENRGFDNLYGLFPGANGVPGVNPTSTGTAEPQKDFDGSALPVLPPTWGGLTAAGQTVQLPQANTANWANKPFQIDNPAGVNGTGVVVSQSVTTRDLVHRFYNNQMQINGGKNDKYTAFSDAGGLSMGYYDGSNMAMWQLAKQYVLADNFYMGAFGGSFLNHQYLICACAPQYPNADAATSPAKASISAIDVDANGNFVRLTPGTGNPTSVLSGKAVYQNDSTLTPKDASGMFYAVNTMQPDYQPSGNKPATTDTTGLYADPTKATTLPPQTQTTIGDLLNARGVSWAWYAGAWAKATQDPTAIYNNTVPNFQPHHQPFNYYANFDPVSQAANRSAHLKDFDSQFLQDAAAGNLPAVAFYKPQGNLNQHPGYANVTDGDAHIASVIAQLQKSPQWKNMLILVTYDENGGFYDHAQVPTGDRWGPGTRIPAILVSPYVKKGFVDHTQYDTASALRFITRRFVLPTLPGLQQRDTALLANKGKAMGDLTNALDFTAMAH; encoded by the coding sequence ATGCGCCGAGCCTTGAGACTTTATCCCCTTGCAGCGGTGGCCGCCGCTGCCATGGCCGCCTGTGGCGGCAGCGACTCCGGCAGCGGGAGCGCCGTCACCACCTCGGGCGTGGTGACCGGCAGCTACTTCGAGCACGCCAAGGTCTGCATTGATGCCAACAGCAATGGCAAGTGCGATAGCACCGAGACCAGCACCTACACCGACAAGAACGGCGCCTTTACGCTGACCGGCCAGGGCGCGATCGCCGCCGAGATCGGCAGCGACGCCTTCCGCAACGATGACGCCGGCGGCCACGCGGCCGTGACGCGCCCGCTGGTGTTCCGCGCACCGGCCAGCGCCAACGGCGTGATCAGCGCCATCACGACCGAGCTGGTCGCGATCATGGAGTCCAACGGCGGCGACCTCAACGCGGCCAAGGCACGCCTGGCCACCCGCATCGGCGTGACGGCGGACAAGCTGCTGGCCGACCACAACAAGGAAACCGACAAGACCGTCAAGGCAACCCTGCAGGCAGAGATCGACCAGACCATCGACCTGATCGCGGACTCGGTCGCCGGCGGCGGCGACATCGCCCAGGCACTGCGCGACGGCGTGGCAAAGCGCGTCGCCCTCGACAACATCAAGACCGTGGTGGTGATCTATGCCGAGAACCGCGGCTTCGACAACCTCTACGGCCTGTTCCCGGGCGCCAACGGCGTTCCCGGTGTGAACCCCACCTCGACCGGCACCGCCGAGCCGCAGAAGGACTTCGACGGCTCCGCGCTGCCGGTGCTGCCGCCAACCTGGGGCGGGCTCACCGCGGCAGGCCAAACCGTGCAGCTGCCGCAGGCCAATACCGCCAACTGGGCAAACAAGCCGTTCCAGATCGATAACCCGGCCGGCGTCAACGGCACCGGCGTGGTGGTCTCGCAATCGGTCACCACGCGCGACCTCGTGCATCGCTTCTATAACAACCAGATGCAGATCAACGGCGGCAAGAACGACAAATACACCGCGTTCTCCGACGCCGGCGGCCTGTCGATGGGCTACTACGACGGCAGCAATATGGCGATGTGGCAACTCGCCAAGCAGTACGTGCTGGCCGACAACTTCTACATGGGTGCCTTTGGCGGCTCGTTCCTGAACCACCAGTACCTGATCTGCGCCTGCGCGCCGCAGTACCCGAACGCCGACGCGGCCACCTCGCCGGCCAAGGCCTCGATCTCGGCGATCGATGTCGACGCCAACGGCAACTTCGTCCGCCTGACCCCGGGCACCGGCAATCCCACCTCCGTGCTCTCCGGCAAGGCCGTGTACCAGAACGACAGCACGCTGACGCCGAAGGATGCCAGCGGCATGTTCTACGCCGTCAACACCATGCAGCCGGACTACCAGCCGAGCGGCAACAAGCCCGCCACCACCGATACCACGGGCCTCTACGCCGATCCCACCAAGGCAACCACGCTGCCGCCGCAGACGCAGACCACCATCGGCGACCTGCTGAACGCACGCGGCGTGAGCTGGGCCTGGTACGCCGGCGCCTGGGCCAAGGCCACGCAGGACCCTACCGCCATCTACAACAACACGGTGCCCAACTTCCAGCCACACCACCAGCCGTTCAACTACTACGCCAACTTCGACCCGGTCAGCCAGGCCGCCAACCGCAGCGCGCACCTGAAGGACTTCGACAGCCAGTTCCTGCAGGACGCCGCCGCCGGCAACCTGCCCGCTGTCGCGTTCTACAAGCCGCAGGGCAACCTGAACCAGCACCCCGGCTATGCCAACGTGACCGACGGCGACGCCCATATCGCCAGCGTGATCGCGCAGCTGCAAAAGAGCCCGCAGTGGAAGAACATGCTGATCCTCGTCACCTACGACGAGAACGGCGGCTTCTACGATCACGCGCAAGTGCCCACCGGCGACCGTTGGGGCCCGGGCACGCGCATCCCGGCGATCCTGGTGTCGCCGTACGTGAAGAAGGGCTTTGTCGACCACACGCAATACGACACGGCCTCGGCCCTGCGCTTCATCACCCGCCGCTTTGTCCTGCCGACCCTGCCGGGCCTGCAGCAACGCGATACCGCCCTGCTCGCCAACAAGGGCAAGGCCATGGGCGACCTGACCAACGCGCTGGACTTCACGGCCATGGCGCACTGA
- a CDS encoding pyridoxal phosphate-dependent aminotransferase, giving the protein MSTSQSGFASAPAAARATVHHLRASRIREVANAGIGLPDVLPFWFGESDQVTPAFIRDAASRALAGGATFYTHNLGIAPLRSALAGYVSALHGATALDNVVVTSAGVNALMLAAQLVAGPGDRAVAVTPLWPNLVEIPKILGAEVETVSLDYGAHGWTLDLDKLLAALTPDTRLLMINSPNNPTGWVMSRADQQAVLAHCRRHGIWIIADEVYERLYYGDGGGEAAVAPSFLDIASRDERVICVNSFSKAWLMTGWRLGWMVLPAALTDDLGKLIEYNTSCAPSFVQEAGIVAVREGEAFTRELVGRLRAARDHLVGALSELPGVDVHAPDGAMYVFFRLAGAGDSLALCKRLVREARIGLAPGSAFGEEGEGFVRWCYACDLGRLEEGVRRLRGGLGV; this is encoded by the coding sequence ATGTCCACCAGCCAGTCCGGCTTTGCGTCCGCCCCGGCCGCAGCCCGCGCCACCGTCCATCACCTGCGCGCATCGCGCATCCGCGAGGTGGCCAATGCCGGCATCGGCCTGCCCGACGTGCTGCCCTTCTGGTTCGGTGAGTCCGACCAGGTCACGCCCGCCTTTATCCGCGACGCCGCCAGCCGCGCCTTGGCCGGCGGCGCCACCTTCTACACGCATAACCTTGGCATTGCCCCGCTGCGCAGCGCGCTGGCCGGCTATGTCAGCGCGCTGCATGGCGCAACCGCTCTGGACAACGTGGTGGTAACCAGTGCCGGCGTCAACGCGTTGATGCTGGCGGCGCAACTGGTGGCGGGTCCGGGCGACCGCGCGGTGGCCGTCACGCCGCTGTGGCCCAACCTGGTGGAGATCCCCAAGATCCTTGGCGCCGAGGTGGAGACCGTCTCGCTCGATTACGGTGCGCACGGCTGGACCCTGGACCTCGACAAGCTTCTGGCCGCGCTCACGCCGGACACGCGGCTGCTGATGATCAACTCGCCCAACAATCCCACCGGCTGGGTGATGTCCCGCGCGGACCAGCAAGCAGTGCTGGCGCATTGCCGCCGCCATGGCATCTGGATCATTGCCGACGAGGTCTATGAACGGCTGTACTACGGCGACGGCGGCGGCGAAGCCGCCGTCGCCCCGTCCTTCCTCGACATCGCCAGCCGCGACGAGCGCGTGATCTGCGTGAACTCCTTCTCCAAGGCCTGGCTGATGACCGGCTGGCGGCTGGGCTGGATGGTGTTGCCCGCGGCACTGACCGACGATCTCGGCAAGCTGATCGAGTACAACACGTCCTGCGCGCCTTCCTTCGTGCAGGAGGCCGGCATCGTGGCGGTGCGCGAGGGCGAGGCCTTTACGCGCGAACTGGTAGGGCGGCTGCGCGCCGCGCGCGATCACCTGGTGGGGGCGCTATCCGAGTTGCCGGGCGTGGATGTGCATGCGCCGGACGGGGCCATGTATGTGTTCTTCCGGCTGGCCGGTGCCGGCGACAGCCTCGCGCTTTGCAAGCGGCTGGTGCGCGAGGCGCGGATCGGGCTGGCGCCCGGGAGTGCATTTGGGGAGGAGGGGGAGGGGTTTGTCAGGTGGTGTTATGCGTGTGATTTGGGGAGGTTGGAGGAAGGGGTCAGGAGGTTGAGGGGAGGGTTGGGAGTTTGA
- a CDS encoding cytochrome-c peroxidase — MPLRSVLPPVPSPIPRLATGALLLAFALALAGCDKSGQEGAAVAAAPASAPAASQAAAPARPAYADAFYNMMATRRPSVPAMAALGKALFFDPALSASGRLACASCHSPAHAYGPANDLSVQLGGRDMLRTSARAAPSLRYVQNVPPFSEHFHENDGNDSEDQGPTGGHNWDGRASSTHEQASIPLLSPHEMANADAATVAARLRAGKHAQTLREVFGADILERDEVAFQAALMALEVFQETPSEFYPYSSKYDAFLRRQVKLSEQEARGLRLFNDPAKGNCAACHPSAISADGVFPAFSDFGFIALGVPRNRKLAVNADPAFFDMGLCGPDRPDLKERAEYCGLFRTPGLRNVAQRKTFFHNGAFHSLEEVLRFYVQRDSNPGKWYPRKADGSIDKFDDLPARYRDNVNMEPLFGGAPGSKPALSEAEIRDVIVFLKTLNDGYRIPAAH, encoded by the coding sequence ATGCCACTGCGCTCCGTCCTGCCGCCAGTTCCTTCCCCGATCCCCCGTCTTGCCACCGGAGCCCTGCTGCTGGCTTTCGCGCTGGCTTTGGCGGGCTGTGACAAGTCCGGCCAGGAGGGAGCGGCAGTGGCTGCGGCACCGGCATCCGCGCCGGCTGCCAGCCAGGCCGCCGCGCCCGCGCGGCCGGCCTACGCCGATGCGTTCTACAACATGATGGCAACGCGCCGGCCCTCGGTGCCGGCGATGGCCGCGCTTGGCAAGGCGTTGTTTTTCGATCCCGCCTTGTCGGCGTCTGGCCGGCTAGCGTGCGCGAGCTGCCACAGCCCGGCACACGCTTATGGGCCGGCCAACGATCTCTCGGTGCAACTGGGCGGCCGCGACATGCTGCGCACCAGCGCGCGCGCGGCACCGTCGCTGCGCTATGTGCAGAACGTGCCGCCGTTCTCCGAGCACTTCCACGAGAACGACGGCAACGACAGCGAAGACCAGGGCCCCACCGGTGGCCACAACTGGGACGGGCGGGCGTCGTCCACGCACGAGCAGGCCAGTATTCCGCTGCTGTCGCCGCATGAGATGGCGAACGCGGACGCGGCGACGGTGGCCGCCAGGCTGCGCGCCGGCAAGCACGCGCAAACGTTGCGCGAGGTGTTTGGCGCCGACATCCTGGAGCGCGACGAGGTAGCCTTCCAGGCCGCGCTGATGGCGCTCGAGGTGTTCCAGGAAACGCCGTCCGAGTTCTATCCCTACAGCAGCAAGTACGATGCGTTCCTGCGGCGGCAGGTCAAGCTGAGCGAGCAGGAAGCGCGCGGCCTGCGCCTGTTCAACGACCCTGCCAAGGGCAACTGCGCGGCCTGCCACCCGAGCGCGATCAGCGCCGACGGCGTGTTCCCGGCCTTCAGCGACTTTGGTTTTATCGCGCTGGGCGTACCGCGCAACCGCAAGCTGGCGGTCAATGCCGATCCGGCCTTCTTCGACATGGGCCTGTGCGGGCCGGACCGTCCCGACCTGAAGGAGCGGGCCGAGTACTGTGGCTTGTTCCGCACTCCCGGGCTGCGCAACGTGGCGCAACGCAAGACCTTCTTCCACAATGGCGCCTTTCATTCGCTCGAGGAGGTGTTGCGCTTCTACGTGCAACGGGACAGCAATCCCGGCAAGTGGTACCCGCGCAAGGCCGACGGCAGCATCGACAAGTTCGACGACCTGCCGGCGCGGTATCGTGACAACGTCAATATGGAACCCCTGTTCGGCGGCGCGCCCGGCAGCAAGCCGGCCCTGTCGGAGGCGGAGATCCGCGACGTCATCGTGTTCCTGAAGACCCTCAACGACGGCTACCGGATTCCGGCGGCGCACTGA